A region from the Helcococcus ovis genome encodes:
- a CDS encoding DUF6648 family protein, with protein MSEKDKLNEFIKLRNKYIDLLNESKINKSEFNHKNNEIFSKINLRPFTVLDSFNKALYNYNYYNTKAKLALEEFKMYRMAKNLKKAKLSENAKLNNYYLKDQAILAMVELEDSSKIEAYYVSMHSKNLKDQIFEIYFKDREKVILHTKNENVKNLLISKKCFSYEIRQSLIDSYINR; from the coding sequence TTGTCTGAAAAAGATAAATTAAATGAATTTATTAAATTAAGAAATAAATATATTGATTTATTAAATGAAAGTAAAATTAATAAATCAGAATTTAATCATAAGAATAATGAAATATTTTCAAAAATTAATCTAAGGCCGTTTACGGTCTTAGATTCTTTTAATAAAGCTTTATATAATTATAATTATTATAATACTAAAGCAAAATTAGCATTAGAAGAATTTAAGATGTATCGTATGGCAAAAAATTTGAAAAAAGCTAAATTATCAGAAAATGCAAAGTTAAATAATTATTATCTAAAGGATCAAGCCATTTTAGCTATGGTTGAATTAGAAGATAGTTCTAAAATAGAGGCTTATTATGTAAGTATGCATTCAAAAAATTTAAAAGATCAAATTTTTGAAATTTATTTTAAGGATAGAGAAAAGGTAATATTACACACTAAAAATGAAAATGTAAAAAATTTGCTAATTTCAAAGAAATGTTTTTCTTATGAAATTAGACAATCATTAATAGATAGTTATATAAATAGATGA
- a CDS encoding IreB family regulatory phosphoprotein, whose amino-acid sequence MTNKFEETMKFKLEVNKEDKTVEILKKVYVSLKDKGYDPANQIIGYILSGDPTYITSYNDARKIIKQIDRNELLENILNFYFEKNDINK is encoded by the coding sequence ATGACAAATAAATTTGAAGAAACAATGAAATTTAAATTGGAAGTTAATAAAGAAGATAAAACTGTTGAAATATTAAAAAAGGTATATGTTTCTTTAAAAGATAAAGGATATGATCCGGCAAATCAAATAATAGGATATATTTTATCTGGAGATCCAACATATATTACAAGTTATAATGATGCTAGAAAAATTATAAAACAAATTGATAGAAATGAATTACTGGAAAATATTTTAAATTTTTATTTTGAAAAAAATGATATTAATAAATAA
- a CDS encoding DUF1292 domain-containing protein, translating to MTDKLDYENENLDDEHLDEEEDFKEVILTLDDDTELKCLVIAQYDVNKQDYIALLPIEDDEPGEILLYRATYGEDETFDVSLIEDEEEFQVAADAYYNYIEEEEIDVDSIDYHEHHHHHKEEHECKCGHHHHEEEHECKCGHHHHEEEHKCNCEHKHE from the coding sequence ATGACAGACAAACTTGATTATGAAAACGAAAATCTAGATGATGAACATTTAGATGAAGAAGAAGATTTTAAGGAAGTAATATTGACACTTGATGATGATACGGAACTTAAATGTTTAGTAATTGCACAATATGATGTTAATAAACAAGATTATATTGCATTGCTTCCAATTGAAGATGATGAACCGGGTGAAATTTTATTATATAGAGCAACTTATGGTGAAGATGAAACATTTGATGTATCTTTAATCGAAGATGAAGAAGAGTTTCAAGTTGCAGCTGATGCTTATTATAACTATATCGAAGAAGAAGAAATAGATGTAGATAGTATTGATTATCATGAGCATCACCACCATCATAAAGAAGAACATGAATGTAAATGTGGACACCACCATCACGAAGAAGAACATGAGTGTAAATGTGGACACCACCATCATGAAGAAGAACATAAATGTAATTGCGAACATAAACACGAGTAG
- a CDS encoding MltG/YceG/YrrL family protein, whose product MKYIKDFFYNFSDLIFALIIILGISFVLYFNFNNLVNIESKASNIIKEDNLKKEDNSEIEVTIPKGINYKQLSEILFEYKIIKDKDSFTKYLEKSKKNIIYGTHKIRKNLAFDQIKDIILAK is encoded by the coding sequence ATGAAATACATTAAAGATTTCTTTTATAATTTTTCAGACCTTATTTTTGCTTTAATTATTATATTAGGAATAAGTTTTGTTTTGTACTTTAATTTTAACAATTTAGTTAACATTGAATCAAAAGCATCAAATATTATAAAGGAAGATAATTTAAAAAAAGAAGATAATTCAGAAATAGAAGTAACCATACCTAAAGGTATCAATTATAAACAACTATCTGAAATATTATTTGAATATAAAATAATTAAGGATAAAGATAGTTTTACAAAATACCTAGAAAAATCTAAAAAAAATATTATTTATGGCACACACAAGATTAGAAAAAATTTAGCCTTTGATCAGATAAAAGATATCATATTAGCTAAATAA
- the ruvX gene encoding Holliday junction resolvase RuvX, whose amino-acid sequence MKRYIGLDLGTKTIGVAISDPLLIFANGLVTIKRKDIDSDIQEIKKIINDNEVTKIIIGMPYNMDGSKGPSAQRVMSFVDLLKKEIDNEIIYVDERLTTVSAERVLIENKVRREKRKDHVDKIAATFILQSYLDAR is encoded by the coding sequence ATGAAAAGATATATTGGACTTGATTTAGGTACTAAAACAATAGGGGTTGCCATTTCCGATCCCTTATTGATATTTGCTAATGGGTTGGTAACAATAAAGAGAAAAGATATCGATAGTGATATTCAAGAAATTAAAAAAATTATAAATGATAATGAGGTAACTAAAATAATAATTGGTATGCCTTATAATATGGATGGTTCAAAAGGACCATCAGCTCAAAGAGTAATGAGCTTTGTAGATTTACTAAAAAAAGAAATTGACAATGAGATTATTTATGTTGATGAGAGACTAACAACAGTTTCGGCAGAAAGAGTTTTAATTGAAAATAAAGTAAGAAGGGAAAAAAGAAAGGATCATGTAGATAAGATTGCAGCGACATTTATTTTACAATCTTATTTAGATGCAAGGTAA
- a CDS encoding response regulator transcription factor — protein MLNKVLLVEDEVAIRKFTKINVQKAGFEVYEAGSGEEGIEMALDIKPDVVILDVMLPGMNGFEVCSVLRNEMPDLGIIMLTAKSQDVDRILGLEQGSDDYMTKPFNPQELVLRIKSLVRRINLISEEEHKDDNLSYGPFKIDSYSKKFTKNGQIIELTPTELSLMKIFLTNKDKAFTREELMDLAWGNENKADTKIIDVNIRRIRAKIEDSPANPKYLHTVWGVGYRWGN, from the coding sequence ATTTTGAATAAAGTATTATTGGTTGAGGATGAAGTTGCAATAAGAAAATTTACAAAAATTAATGTTCAAAAAGCAGGATTTGAAGTTTATGAAGCTGGTAGCGGAGAAGAAGGTATAGAAATGGCATTAGATATAAAGCCTGATGTTGTAATATTAGATGTAATGCTTCCCGGAATGAATGGATTTGAAGTTTGCAGTGTTTTGAGAAATGAAATGCCGGATTTAGGGATTATAATGTTGACAGCAAAATCTCAAGATGTTGATAGAATTTTAGGATTAGAACAAGGTTCAGATGACTACATGACAAAGCCATTTAATCCACAAGAACTAGTTTTAAGGATAAAGTCTTTAGTTAGAAGAATTAATTTAATTTCAGAAGAAGAACATAAAGATGATAATCTTTCATATGGACCATTTAAAATTGATTCATATTCAAAAAAATTTACTAAAAATGGACAAATTATAGAATTAACACCAACAGAGTTATCGTTAATGAAAATATTTTTAACAAATAAGGATAAGGCTTTTACTCGTGAGGAATTAATGGATTTAGCATGGGGAAATGAAAATAAAGCAGATACAAAAATAATAGATGTTAATATTAGAAGAATCAGAGCGAAAATTGAAGATAGTCCGGCAAATCCTAAGTATTTGCATACTGTTTGGGGTGTAGGATATAGATGGGGAAATTGA
- a CDS encoding CvfB family protein, whose product MLKLGKTQKLKIKRLTSVGAFLGNNEHNDDDDVLLPRKYLKKEKEIGDEIEVFVYKDNNNRPIATTKRSKIELGKLAILQVVDTTKIGAFLDWGLDKDLLLPFDEQKGTIKKHSYHLVGLYIDKSQRLTATMKVEDFFEKNIEINENDWVNGQIYSYDSNFGAFILVEGKYNGMLAQEEIQGVPKVGDNLRLRVKRIKDDGKIDLTTNNRAHVELNKDADFIYNTLRDNGGFLKVNDKSDPKIIKRVFNMSKSQFKKSIGRLYKHRKIIFKNDGIMIVK is encoded by the coding sequence ATGTTGAAGCTAGGGAAGACACAAAAATTAAAGATTAAAAGACTTACATCAGTAGGAGCTTTTTTAGGAAATAATGAACATAACGATGATGACGATGTATTATTACCAAGAAAATATTTAAAAAAAGAAAAGGAAATTGGTGATGAAATAGAGGTTTTTGTATATAAAGATAATAACAATAGACCAATTGCTACGACAAAAAGATCCAAAATTGAATTGGGAAAATTAGCTATATTGCAAGTTGTTGATACAACCAAAATAGGAGCATTTTTAGATTGGGGATTAGATAAGGATCTATTATTGCCTTTTGATGAGCAAAAAGGAACTATAAAAAAACATAGCTATCATCTTGTTGGATTATATATTGACAAGTCGCAAAGATTGACAGCTACTATGAAAGTTGAAGATTTTTTTGAAAAAAATATTGAAATTAATGAAAATGATTGGGTCAATGGACAAATTTATTCTTATGACTCAAACTTCGGGGCATTTATCTTGGTTGAAGGTAAGTATAATGGAATGCTTGCTCAAGAAGAGATACAAGGTGTTCCAAAGGTTGGAGATAATTTACGTTTAAGAGTAAAAAGAATAAAAGATGATGGGAAAATTGATCTAACTACCAACAATAGAGCTCACGTGGAATTAAATAAGGATGCAGATTTTATATACAATACTTTACGAGATAATGGTGGATTTTTAAAAGTAAATGATAAATCGGATCCTAAAATTATCAAAAGAGTATTTAATATGAGTAAATCTCAATTTAAGAAATCTATAGGAAGATTATATAAACATCGAAAAATAATATTTAAAAATGACGGTATAATGATTGTCAAATAG
- a CDS encoding RluA family pseudouridine synthase yields the protein MRHIKIDINDDNQTLIKFLNKYFSEAPNSLIYKWLRTKKIKLNKKKSEPSTLIFKDDIIDIYIYDEEIEKWKKDKISVRNKLNLDIAFENEDIIIIDKPQNVLVHAASKADYGKNVVDYIVDLLIERKEYIPRLEPTFRPSVVNRIDRNTMGLVIGCKNRRTLLELNNSIEKNVHKYYLAIVHGKISKKLEIKNKLEKNEKNYVSVSKNGKDSVTIINPLQYNDLYSLVEIKLLTGRTHQIRTTLANIGHPVIGDRRYGLKDNSKLYKDQQLVAYKLKFDNKIAIDSLKNLIIESKYKKLIYDLYRKLI from the coding sequence ATGAGACATATAAAAATTGATATAAATGATGATAATCAAACATTAATAAAGTTTTTGAATAAGTATTTTTCAGAAGCACCTAATTCATTAATATATAAGTGGCTGAGAACTAAAAAAATAAAATTAAATAAGAAAAAATCGGAGCCAAGTACGTTGATTTTTAAGGATGATATAATTGATATATATATTTATGATGAAGAAATTGAAAAATGGAAAAAGGATAAAATTTCAGTAAGAAATAAGTTAAATTTAGACATTGCATTTGAAAATGAGGATATAATTATTATTGATAAACCACAAAATGTTCTAGTTCATGCTGCATCTAAAGCAGATTATGGAAAAAATGTAGTAGATTATATTGTGGATTTATTAATTGAGCGTAAAGAGTATATACCAAGATTAGAACCTACATTTAGACCATCAGTTGTAAATAGAATTGATAGAAATACAATGGGATTAGTTATTGGTTGTAAAAATAGAAGAACTTTATTAGAATTAAATAATTCAATAGAAAAAAATGTTCATAAGTATTATCTTGCAATAGTGCATGGGAAAATTTCTAAAAAATTAGAAATTAAAAATAAATTAGAAAAAAATGAAAAAAATTATGTTAGCGTATCTAAAAATGGAAAAGATTCTGTTACAATTATAAATCCACTACAATATAACGACTTGTATAGTTTGGTAGAAATAAAATTGTTAACAGGAAGGACGCATCAAATTAGAACTACGCTCGCAAACATTGGGCATCCTGTAATTGGAGATAGAAGATATGGGCTAAAAGATAACAGTAAATTATATAAAGATCAACAGCTTGTAGCCTATAAATTAAAGTTTGATAATAAAATTGCTATAGATAGTTTGAAAAATTTAATAATTGAAAGTAAGTATAAAAAACTTATTTATGATTTATATAGAAAATTGATTTAG
- a CDS encoding YitT family protein, with amino-acid sequence MRNKNLLYKKINKVLWILFGTLIMAFGTFLFNVPSNIAAGGVTGFSQVIKHLYPAINIGFIMGVLNLLLFVLGSYFLGKEFGIFTVIGAGSYTIFMGILDFLFTVKEPILKDTLANLALGAISIGIGLSFVFRQNASTGGTDVLAKIIEKYSEFSVSKGMLIVDTSIIVFAGTVFGLQSGIYSFISLYITTYVLDVFIAGFNSKIAMTIISSHVDVINNYVMNEINRGTTLYLAKGGYTKTEKQILVTVVDKKQYVKIRNFIKSIDDDAFVYISNINEVYGYGFSREFNHVEAREDTKIKD; translated from the coding sequence ATGAGAAATAAAAATCTTTTGTATAAAAAAATTAATAAGGTTTTATGGATTTTATTCGGAACACTTATTATGGCTTTTGGAACATTTTTGTTTAATGTTCCGTCAAATATTGCAGCCGGAGGAGTTACAGGTTTTTCACAGGTTATAAAGCATTTATATCCTGCAATAAATATTGGTTTTATTATGGGGGTTCTTAATTTACTGTTGTTTGTTTTAGGTTCATATTTTTTAGGTAAAGAATTTGGGATTTTTACAGTTATAGGAGCAGGTTCATATACAATATTTATGGGGATTTTAGATTTTTTATTTACAGTTAAAGAACCTATATTAAAAGATACATTAGCTAATTTAGCCCTTGGTGCTATATCAATAGGGATAGGTTTGTCATTTGTATTTAGACAAAATGCTTCAACAGGAGGGACGGATGTTTTAGCTAAAATAATTGAAAAATATTCTGAATTTAGTGTAAGCAAGGGAATGCTAATAGTTGATACATCTATAATTGTTTTTGCTGGAACAGTATTTGGATTACAAAGTGGGATTTACTCATTTATTTCACTATATATCACTACTTATGTTTTAGATGTTTTCATTGCAGGATTTAATTCTAAAATTGCAATGACAATTATTTCAAGTCACGTAGATGTAATAAATAATTATGTAATGAATGAAATAAATAGAGGTACTACACTTTATTTGGCAAAAGGTGGTTATACTAAAACAGAAAAGCAAATTTTAGTAACAGTAGTGGATAAAAAACAATATGTAAAAATTAGAAATTTTATAAAAAGTATTGATGATGATGCCTTTGTATATATCAGCAATATAAATGAAGTTTATGGATATGGATTTTCAAGGGAGTTTAATCATGTTGAAGCTAGGGAAGACACAAAAATTAAAGATTAA
- a CDS encoding aminoacyl-histidine dipeptidase → MQRLLNSSAYDVFKNFEKISKIPRCSHDEEAISKFIYDFGKNLGLETIRDQHGNVIIVKPASKGYEDKETVILQGHMDMVCEKSDSSTHDFTCDPIELIVEEDFIHANNTTLGADDGIAVAMMMAILENDSLKHPKLEALFTTTEETGMDGAIGLSENVLTGKNLINIDNEEDKIIIVGCAGGINAYLEKRISKNTKKLQNFELKVSGLQGGHSGIMINENRLNAIKILDEILLKLSNDIDYFLYSINGGTKHNAIPSSASVIIGIYENDKNLLSEKLEEIFNDLRPNLLKDEKDLQFTLNEIEAGNLYINCEEKKEILNILNEFPHGVNTLDEDLNIVKSSNNLAILKTEDDIVKIQTSIRSSDSSDLDYLKNKVREIAEKYNFDVKFSEGYPMWKPNFDYVLLNHAKEIYKELRNEYPEVAVIHAGLETGILSQKYPDINMISIGPDIFGAHTPVERLSISSTEFSFNFVKNILKSL, encoded by the coding sequence ATGCAAAGATTATTGAATTCAAGTGCATATGATGTGTTTAAAAATTTTGAAAAAATAAGTAAAATTCCTAGATGTTCTCATGATGAAGAGGCAATATCAAAATTTATTTATGATTTCGGCAAAAATCTTGGGTTAGAAACTATAAGGGATCAACATGGTAATGTTATTATCGTTAAACCGGCTTCAAAAGGATATGAAGATAAAGAAACTGTAATTTTACAAGGTCATATGGACATGGTTTGTGAAAAGTCAGATTCATCGACACATGATTTTACATGTGATCCAATTGAATTAATCGTTGAAGAAGATTTTATTCATGCTAATAATACAACATTAGGAGCTGATGATGGTATTGCTGTAGCGATGATGATGGCAATTCTTGAAAATGATTCTTTGAAGCATCCTAAACTTGAGGCTTTATTTACAACAACTGAAGAAACGGGAATGGATGGAGCGATAGGATTATCTGAAAATGTATTGACAGGAAAAAATTTAATTAATATTGATAATGAAGAAGATAAAATTATTATTGTTGGTTGTGCCGGCGGAATAAATGCTTATTTGGAAAAGAGAATTTCTAAAAACACCAAGAAATTACAAAATTTTGAATTAAAAGTGAGTGGTTTGCAAGGTGGACATTCTGGAATAATGATTAATGAAAATAGACTAAATGCTATTAAGATATTAGATGAAATATTATTAAAATTATCAAATGATATTGATTATTTTTTATATTCAATAAATGGGGGGACAAAGCATAATGCAATTCCTTCAAGTGCATCAGTAATAATCGGTATTTATGAAAATGATAAAAATTTATTGTCTGAAAAATTGGAAGAAATATTTAATGATTTAAGACCAAATTTACTTAAAGATGAAAAAGATTTACAATTTACATTAAATGAAATTGAGGCTGGCAATTTATATATTAATTGTGAGGAAAAGAAAGAAATACTTAATATACTAAATGAGTTTCCTCATGGAGTAAATACTTTAGATGAAGATTTAAATATTGTTAAATCTTCAAACAATTTAGCAATTTTAAAAACGGAAGATGATATTGTAAAAATTCAAACATCTATAAGAAGTTCTGATTCCAGTGATTTAGATTATTTAAAAAATAAAGTTAGAGAAATAGCTGAAAAATATAATTTTGATGTTAAATTTTCTGAAGGTTATCCAATGTGGAAACCAAATTTTGATTATGTATTATTAAATCATGCTAAAGAAATTTACAAGGAATTAAGAAATGAATATCCTGAAGTAGCAGTTATTCATGCCGGACTAGAAACAGGAATTTTAAGTCAAAAATATCCCGATATAAATATGATAAGTATCGGACCTGATATTTTCGGTGCTCATACACCGGTGGAAAGGCTTTCCATCAGCTCTACAGAGTTTTCATTTAATTTTGTGAAAAACATTTTAAAAAGCTTGTAA
- a CDS encoding ribonuclease J codes for MNKYYRKKRKSSIKIIPLGGVGEIGKNMTALEYKNQIFIVDAGLTFPDETMPGIDIVIPDFTYLEQNKHKIKGLFVTHGHEDHIGAVPYLLKKINMRVYATPLTLGLIEAKLEEHGLNKSVLKTVKQGQTIRISDVDVEFIAVTHSIPDSCALAFHTDIGIVFFTGDFKVDFTPIDGVKMDLQRLGELGKQGVLCMFGESTNIERPGSTLSELTIRETFKKVFADSKGRILVATFASNLHRVQQVLDATEFNNKKLFVSGRSMLRNVKIAIELGYLKVKKDTIQDMNKINKFKPEEIVVLTTGSQGEQMAALTRMAREEHSKLKLTEKDTVVISATPIPGNDAAMGSVINNLTKLGVNVVYSKLADVHVSGHASREELKLMLALIQPKYFIPAHGEIRHQVMHKNLAISMGVKEENVFITEVGDVVEIGLHGAQMKEKVPAGKVLVDGLGIGDVGNVVLRDRIKLAEDGIINVAMSFDKNTGNIIGKPQMNTRGFVYVKDSKNLMEGTYKILENAKNEINAKRISDTNQMKYLINEKLRVFFYTELKRNPMIMTMILEI; via the coding sequence ATGAATAAATATTATAGAAAAAAAAGAAAATCGAGTATTAAAATTATTCCACTTGGTGGGGTTGGAGAAATTGGGAAAAATATGACTGCATTGGAGTATAAAAATCAAATTTTTATAGTTGATGCGGGACTTACATTTCCTGATGAAACAATGCCGGGAATTGATATTGTAATACCGGATTTCACATATTTAGAACAAAATAAACATAAAATTAAAGGGTTGTTTGTAACCCATGGACATGAAGATCATATAGGTGCTGTACCATATTTATTAAAAAAGATAAATATGCGAGTATATGCAACACCTCTAACGCTTGGATTGATAGAAGCTAAATTGGAAGAACACGGATTAAATAAATCCGTATTAAAAACGGTAAAACAAGGTCAAACAATAAGGATTAGTGATGTAGATGTTGAATTTATTGCAGTTACACATTCAATTCCTGATTCGTGTGCATTAGCATTTCACACAGATATAGGAATCGTATTTTTTACAGGAGATTTTAAGGTTGATTTCACACCTATTGACGGAGTTAAAATGGATCTGCAAAGACTTGGTGAGTTAGGAAAACAAGGCGTTTTATGTATGTTTGGAGAGAGTACAAACATTGAAAGACCGGGATCGACTTTAAGTGAATTAACTATAAGAGAAACATTTAAAAAAGTATTTGCGGATTCAAAAGGTAGGATTTTGGTTGCAACTTTCGCATCAAATCTTCATAGGGTACAACAGGTATTGGATGCTACTGAATTTAATAATAAAAAATTATTTGTATCAGGAAGATCAATGCTTAGAAATGTTAAGATAGCAATTGAACTTGGATATTTAAAAGTAAAAAAAGATACTATTCAAGATATGAATAAGATAAATAAATTTAAGCCTGAAGAAATTGTAGTTTTGACAACTGGAAGTCAAGGTGAACAAATGGCTGCTCTTACAAGAATGGCAAGAGAAGAGCATAGTAAATTAAAATTAACTGAAAAAGATACTGTTGTAATATCTGCAACGCCAATACCGGGAAATGATGCAGCTATGGGCTCAGTAATAAATAACTTAACAAAATTAGGTGTAAATGTTGTTTACTCAAAACTTGCAGATGTTCATGTTTCGGGGCATGCATCCAGAGAAGAATTAAAATTGATGTTAGCATTAATACAACCGAAATATTTTATTCCGGCTCATGGTGAAATTAGACACCAAGTTATGCATAAAAATCTCGCTATTTCAATGGGTGTTAAAGAAGAAAATGTATTTATTACAGAAGTAGGAGATGTTGTTGAAATAGGACTACATGGAGCACAAATGAAAGAAAAAGTTCCGGCAGGTAAAGTTTTAGTTGATGGACTTGGTATTGGTGATGTAGGAAATGTAGTTTTAAGAGATAGGATAAAATTAGCAGAAGATGGTATTATTAATGTTGCGATGTCGTTTGATAAAAACACAGGTAATATTATTGGAAAACCACAGATGAATACAAGGGGATTTGTATACGTAAAAGATTCAAAGAACTTAATGGAAGGCACATATAAAATTTTAGAAAATGCCAAAAATGAAATAAATGCAAAGAGAATTTCTGATACAAATCAAATGAAGTATTTGATAAATGAAAAATTAAGAGTATTTTTCTATACTGAGCTAAAGAGAAATCCGATGATTATGACAATGATATTAGAAATATAG
- a CDS encoding P-loop NTPase family protein: protein MVKLVLGKSGSGKTKYLIDNANEEKSRGNGNIVFIDTDDSHIFSLDYAVRLINAKKYGIDNIESLYGFIAGIVSRDYDIEKVYLDGLYQIVEFTPENTKVFVEKLNKLTEESDLEILLGLDFEDESEFKDLEVEVQVL from the coding sequence ATGGTTAAATTAGTTTTAGGAAAATCAGGTAGTGGAAAAACAAAATATCTAATAGATAATGCAAATGAGGAAAAGTCAAGAGGAAATGGTAATATTGTTTTTATAGATACAGATGATTCACATATCTTTTCTTTAGATTATGCTGTTAGATTGATAAATGCAAAAAAATATGGTATAGATAATATTGAATCATTATATGGGTTTATTGCAGGTATAGTTTCAAGAGATTATGATATTGAAAAGGTATATTTGGATGGGTTATATCAAATAGTGGAGTTCACGCCTGAAAATACTAAAGTATTTGTTGAAAAATTAAATAAATTGACAGAAGAATCTGATTTGGAAATACTTTTAGGTTTAGATTTTGAAGATGAATCTGAATTTAAGGATTTAGAAGTAGAAGTTCAGGTATTGTAG
- a CDS encoding peptidylprolyl isomerase, translating into MENKVYYKIGDKEITQNEVHDFVHNLGQEGMRFHNEEGFKQIAKELLNQELFLLDAKENKLDEEEDFKKELEFAKEQILKQYAMRNVLSKAKVSDEEVEKFYNENKNQFKDVYTFRASHILVDNEEEVKSIRKELEDAARFAELASEKSMCPSKERGGDLGEFQTGQMVPEFENALLDMNVGEISEPVKTQFGYHIIKLENKELVKENTFENYKENLRRNILSQKQQELYLNKSEELKKKYDVKEM; encoded by the coding sequence ATGGAAAATAAAGTATATTATAAAATCGGGGATAAGGAAATAACTCAAAATGAGGTACATGATTTTGTTCATAATTTAGGACAGGAAGGCATGAGATTTCATAATGAAGAGGGATTTAAGCAAATAGCCAAAGAATTATTAAATCAAGAATTATTTTTACTTGACGCAAAAGAAAATAAATTAGATGAAGAAGAAGATTTTAAGAAAGAATTAGAATTTGCAAAAGAACAAATATTAAAACAATATGCTATGAGAAATGTGTTGTCTAAAGCAAAAGTATCTGATGAGGAAGTTGAAAAATTTTATAACGAAAATAAAAATCAATTTAAGGATGTATACACATTTAGAGCATCACATATATTGGTTGATAATGAAGAAGAAGTTAAAAGTATAAGAAAAGAATTAGAAGATGCAGCAAGATTTGCAGAGTTAGCATCAGAAAAATCAATGTGTCCGTCAAAAGAAAGAGGCGGGGATTTAGGAGAGTTTCAAACAGGACAAATGGTTCCGGAATTTGAAAATGCATTATTGGATATGAATGTAGGAGAAATTTCTGAACCTGTCAAGACACAATTTGGATACCATATAATTAAATTGGAAAATAAAGAACTGGTTAAAGAAAATACTTTTGAAAATTATAAAGAAAATTTAAGAAGAAATATTTTATCTCAAAAACAACAAGAATTATATTTAAATAAATCAGAAGAATTAAAGAAAAAATATGATGTAAAGGAAATGTAA
- a CDS encoding DUF1292 domain-containing protein → MENKEYIEISDGEQTLNLLIVDTFGVDKKDYAALLDEKTDELYLFEIKIENEEVTFKTIENEKELEEILAIYHDLLESEDEEIEE, encoded by the coding sequence ATGGAAAATAAAGAATATATTGAAATTAGTGATGGAGAACAAACTCTTAATTTATTAATTGTTGATACATTTGGAGTAGATAAAAAGGATTATGCTGCTTTATTAGATGAAAAAACTGATGAATTATATTTGTTTGAAATCAAAATAGAAAATGAAGAGGTTACATTTAAGACAATAGAAAACGAAAAAGAATTAGAAGAAATCCTTGCAATTTATCATGATCTTTTAGAATCGGAAGATGAAGAAATTGAAGAATAG